In the genome of Populus alba chromosome 11, ASM523922v2, whole genome shotgun sequence, one region contains:
- the LOC118035351 gene encoding GDSL esterase/lipase At5g55050, which yields MGNKSFLPSFLVGFALILSFKFANAQMVPAIFVFGDSLVDVGNNNYLPVSVAKADFPHNGIDFPTKKATGRFSNGKNAADFLAQKVGLPTSPPYLSVSPKNTSSFMTGVSFASGGAGIFNGTDRTLGQAIPLTKQVGKYESVYGNLIQRLGLSGAQNRLSKSLFVIVIGSNDIFDYSGSSDLRKKSTPQQYVDSMVLTLKGLLKRLYTSGARKFVFAGIGPLGCIPSQRIKNQTDHGCNEGSNLMAVAYNKGLNSILQELKSNLNAMSYSYFDTYALMHNIIQNPATYGFTEVEAACCGRGKLNAQIPCLPISKYCPNRRDHVFWDLYHPTETTAGILVDAIFNGPLQYTFPMNVRQLVTV from the exons ATGGGTAACAAGTCATTTCTTCCGAGTTTCTTGGTTGGTTTTGCCCTCATCTTGAGCTTCAAATTCGCCAACGCTCAAATGGTGCCagccatttttgtttttggtgactCCCTGGTAGATGTGGGAAACAACAATTACCTCCCAGTGTCGGTTGCCAAAGCAGATTTCCCTCACAACGGCATCGATTTTCCTACAAAGAAAGCTACAGGAAGGTTTAGTAATGGGAAGAACGCAGCGGATTTCCTCG CTCAGAAAGTGGGCTTACCTACTTCACCGCCATACCTATCCGTCTCGCCAAAGAATACCTCCTCCTTTATGACCGGTGTCAGCTTCGCTTCTGGTGGTGCGGGAATCTTTAATGGCACAGATCGAACTTTG GGCCAAGCTATACCACTCACTAAACAAGTTGGCAAATATGAATCAGTATACGGCAATCTGATCCAACGGCTGGGATTGTCTGGCGCACAGAATCGCCTGTCTAAATCACTCTTTGTCATTGTCATTGGTAGCAATGATATTTTCGATTACTCCGGTTCGTCTGATCTCCGAAAGAAAAGCACCCCACAACAATACGTGGATTCGATGGTTCTTACACTCAAAGGCCTGCTTAAG AGATTGTACACTTCTGGTGCGCGTAAATTTGTATTTGCTGGCATTGGGCCACTTGGCTGCATTCCATCACAGAGGATTAAGAACCAAACAGATCATGGATGCAACGAGGGCAGTAATCTCATGGCTGTTGCGTACAATAAAGGGCTAAACTCGATATTGCAggaattgaaatcaaatctcAATGCCATGTCCTATTCCTATTTCGACACCTACGCCTTGATGCACAATATCATTCAAAACCCAGCAACCTATG GGTTTACCGAGGTTGAGGCTGCTTGTTGTGGGCGCGGGAAATTGAACGCCCAGATTCCATGTCTGCCCATTTCAAAATATTGCCCCAATAGGAGAGATCATGTTTTCTGGGATTTGTATCATCCTACAGAGACTACTGCCGGCATTCTTGTTGATGCTATTTTCAATGGACCACTGCAATATACATTCCCCATGAATGTGAGGCAGCTTGTGACAGTTTAA